A region of Diospyros lotus cultivar Yz01 chromosome 3, ASM1463336v1, whole genome shotgun sequence DNA encodes the following proteins:
- the LOC127797386 gene encoding wee1-like protein kinase: MKRRSLRSNSKEKKRMKKGSLTSHLAVHHHHQQLLGHVSISFQNLLDSEVQASDPQSALLDVDAEANSADLDKDFILSQDFFCTPDYMTPDGQFISNSLDCNKENIPCPKSPEKLKTVKSKRKRQGGISANSFSSNLPGHEQVVEIAEDTFGTDEVRHEETTGIEPQKKHSYVSQSAVALRCRVMPPPCIKNPYLNDASGTDIDPFSNQRSKCAGILATITGGDSLSRYRTDFHEIEEIGNGNFSRVFKVLKRIDGCLYAVKQSTTLLQQDADRRKALMEVQALAALGSHENIVGYYSSWFENEQLFIQMELCDHSLSVSKSSKLSTDVEVLQIMHQIAKALQFIHGRGIAHLDVKPDNIYAKNGVYKLGDFGCATLLDRSLPIEEGDARYMPQEILNDKYDYLDKVDIFSLGVSIYELIRGSTLPTSGTISSNLREGKLPLLPGHSVQLQNLLKAMMDPDPVWRPSARELVENPIFERAQRTGKLQ, encoded by the exons ATGAAGAGGCGAAGCTTGAGGAGTAATagtaaagagaagaagagaatgaagaagGGCTCACTGACAAGCCATTTGGCCGTTCATCACCACCACCAGCAGCTGCTTGGGCATGTCTCTATCTCCTTCCAGAACCTCCTCGACTCCGAAGTTCAAGCCTCCGATCCACAATCGGCCCTCCTCGACGTCGACGCTGAGGCTAACTCTGCAGACCTTGATAAAGATTTCATTCTCAGTCAGGATTTCTTTTG TACTCCTGACTATATGACTCCGGACGGTCAGTTCATATCGAATAGTTTGGATTGCAATAAG GAAAATATCCCCTGTCCCAAGTCACCAGAGAAACTAAAAACTGTCAAAAGCAAGAGAAAAAGGCAGG GTGGTATCTCTGCTAATTCTTTCAGTTCGAATTTGCCTGGCCATGAGCAAGTAGTTGAAATAGCTGAAGATACTTTTGGAACAGATGAAGTGAGGCACGAGGAAACAACAGGAATTGAACCTCAAAAGAAACACAGTTATGTTTCACAGTCTGCAGTTGCTTTGCGATGTCGAGTTATGCCTCCTCCATGCATAAAGAACCCATACCTAAATGATGCTTCAGGAACTGATATAGATCCTTTCAGCAATCAGAGGTCAAAGTGTGCAG GTATTTTGGCCACCATTACTGGTGGGGATAGCCTTTCTCGCTATCGGACAGATTTCCACGAAATTGAG GAAATTGGTAATGGTAACTTCAGCCGTGTTTTCAAAGTCTTAAAGAGAATTGATGGTTGCCTTTATGCAGTGAAGCAAAGCACAACGCTGTTACAGCAGGATGCAGACAG GAGGAAAGCTTTGATGGAGGTTCAAGCTTTGGCTGCTTTAG GATCCCATGAAAACATAGTTGGGTACTACTCTTCTTGGTTTGAAAATGAGCAGCTATTCATACAGATGGAGCTCTGTGATCACAGCCTATCTGTCAGTAAATCTTCTAAATTATCAACAGATGTGGAGGTTTTGCAAATAATGCATCAG ATTGCCAAGGCACTGCAGTTCATACATGGAAGGGGGATAGCTCATCTGGATGTAAAGCCCGACAATATTTACGCTAAGAATGGGGTGTATAAGCTTGGTGATTTTGGGTGTGCAACCCTCCTTGATAGGAGCCTGCCaattgaagagggtgatgcacGTTATATGCCCCAAGAAATACTGAATGACAAATATGATTACCTTGACAAGGTAGATATCTTCTCCCTTGGAGTTTCTATCTATGAGCTCATTAGAGGGTCAACATTGCCAACATCAGGGACTATCTCTTCAAATCTTAGGGAAGGAAAGTTACCACTCCTTCCTGGCCACTCGGTGCAACTTCAGAACTTACTCAAG GCCATGATGGACCCAGATCCGGTTTGGCGACCCTCTGCAAGAGAACTGGTAGAGAATCCAATCTTTGAGAGAGCCCAGAGAACCGGAAAACTCCAGTAG
- the LOC127797385 gene encoding peroxisome biogenesis protein 6 isoform X2, which translates to MVERRKPLVLTSTKALISSVLGSSTTRDQTTAAIDRTGPGSVDEATSILIPAGILRLSNDLEAAIAAQKLASLDDSALVGLPTSVLKKLSITSGSLVFVKNVEMSIQRLAQAFVIDPPSTHEHLPDNKFPISQSPRAMAFFPSCRYPQVHNVPLDQEVAYLSPLLAFNLSLHIACIKSLVRQGKDTLASLFEVKVKDAENDKGSEATFISLRLEPCAELPRYASHLRIAFVKIPECGTLESLKASSYIEAEERQGMIDLALHNYFEKDRYVARGDLLCIHISWNCKSDMCIPCSHKMQNASDDMIYFKVMAMEPSGEPVLRVNRTKTALVLGGSTSSAVPPDMLISSSKGFVPLQGDTVKILASILTPPLCPSALSSKFRVAVLLYGLSGCGKRTVVKYVASRLGLHVVEYNCHNLMSSSEKKTSIALAEAFKAAQRYAPAVLLLRHFDVFRNLVSQMGSPLDQVGVSSEVASVIKEYTEPVSEEEIIYCEKNSDGDSQMKAAESIRRHPLLLVAASDSSEGLPPTIRRCFTHEISMGPLTEEQRAEMLSQTLHHVSGLLPNAAPDDLIKDMVGQTSGFMPRDMCALIADAAANLIPRQNIQFDKVEMGKLGEKISISCKSEQDNKPCDNTSRVLSKEDLTAALGRSKKRNASALGTPKVPNVKWEDVGGLEDVKKSILDTVQLPLLHKNLFSSGLRKRSGVLLYGPPGTGKTLLAKAVATECTLNFLSVKGPELINMYIGESEKNVRDIFQKARSARPCVIFFDELDSLAPARGASGDSGGVMDRVVSQMLAEIDGLNDSMQDLFIIGASNRPDLIDTALLRPGRFDKLLYVGVNSDPSYRERVLKALTRKFKLHEGVSLYSIAKKCPPNFTGADMYALCADAWFHAAKRKVLSPTPDSTCADDQAASVVVEYDDFVKALGELSPSLSLSELKKYELLRDRFEGGSTQH; encoded by the exons ATGGTGGAGAGGAGGAAGCCTCTGGTGCTTACTTCAACCAAAGCTCTCATCAGTTCGGTGCTCGGGTCGTCAACAACAAGAGATCAGACCACCGCTGCAATTGATCGTACCGGACCGGGCTCCGTAGATGAGGCGACGAGTATACTGATTCCGGCCGGAATCCTTCGGTTATCGAACGACCTAGAGGCCGCCATTGCGGCGCAGAAGTTGGCTTCCCTAGATGATTCCGCCTTGGTTGGGCTTCCGACGTCTGTGCTCAAGAAGCTATCCATAACGTCTGGCTCGCTG GTGTTTGTGAAGAATGTAGAGATGAGCATCCAGAGACTTGCCCAAGCTTTCGTTATAGATCCTCCCTCCACCCATGAACATTTACCTGACAACAAATTTCCCATCTCCCAATCACCAAGAGCAATGGCTTTCTTTCCCTCATGTAGATACCCCCAAGTTCACAATGTGCCGCTAGACCAAGAAGTTGCGTATCTATCTCCTTTACTGGCCTTTAACCTCAGTTTACATATAGCATGCATCAAGTCTCTTGTTCGGCAAGGTAAAGATACTTTGGCATCTCTTTTTGAAGTTAAAGTGAAGGATGCAGAAAATGATAAGGGGAGTGAGGCCACTTTCATCAGTTTAAGACTTGAACCATGTGCTGAATTGCCAAGGTATGCCTCACACTTGAGGATTGCTTTTGTGAAGATACCAGAGTGTGGTACTCTTGAATCTCTTAAAGCAAGTTCATATATTGAAGCTGAAGAACGTCAAGGGATGATTGATTTGGCATTGCATAATTACTTTGAAAAGGATAGATATGTTGCCAGAGGTGATCTTCTCTGTATCCACATCAGTTGGAATTGCAAGTCTGATATGTGCATTCCTTGCAGCCATAAGATGCAAAATGCCAGTGATGACATGATTTACTTCAAG GTCATGGCTATGGAGCCATCTGGTGAACCAGTTCTTAGAGTCAACAGGACTAAAACAGCACTCGTGCTTGGAGGGAGTACTTCTTCTGCTGTACCTCCTGATATGTTAATTTCTAGTTCAAAAGGTTTTGTTCCTTTACAAGGGGATACAGTCAAGATTTTGGCCTCCATACTTACACCACCTCTATGTCCATCTGCCCTTTCATCAAAATTCAGAGTTGCTGTTCTGTTGTATGGTCTTTCTG GATGCGGCAAAAGGACTGTGGTTAAATATGTTGCTAGCCGGTTGGGTCTTCATGTAGTGGAATACAATTGTCATAATCTTATGTCATCCTCTGAAAAAAAGACGTCTATTGCATTAGCAGAAGCTTTCAAAGCAGCTCAGAG ATATGCACCAGCAGTTCTTCTTCTCCGCCATTTTGATGTCTTCCGGAACTTGGTTTCTCAAATGGGCTCACCTCTTGATCAAGTTGGTGTCAGCTCTGAAGTTGCATCCGTTATTAAGGAATATACAGAGCCAGTTTCTGAAGAGGAAATAAtttattgtgaaaaaaattCTGATGGCGATTCA CAAATGAAGGCTGCTGAATCAATAAGAAGGCATCCTCTGCTGCTAGTTGCAGCTTCTGACAGTTCTGAAGGTCTGCCACCAACTATTAGACGGTGCTTCACTCATGAGATCAGTATGGGGCCTCTGACTGAAGAACAAAGGGCTGAAATGCTGTCCCAGACACTTCATCATGTTTCAGGACTGCTTCCTAAT gCTGCCCCCGATGATCTTATAAAGGACATGGTTGGCCAAACATCTGGTTTCATGCCCAGGGATATGTGTGCCTTAATAGCGGATGCTGCTGCAAATTTGATTCCCAGGCAGAATATTCAATTTGACAAAGTGGAGATGGGGAAATTGGGTGaaaaaatatctatttcttGCAAATCTGAGCAGGATAATAAGCCATGTGATAACACATCGAGGGTTCTGAGTAAAGAAGATTTGACCGCGGCTTTGGGCCGTTCAAAGAAGAGGAATGCATCAGCATTGGGTACTCCAAAG GTTCCCAATGTGAAATGGGAGGATGTTGGTGGGCTTGAGGATGTTAAGAAATCAATTCTGGATACTGTTCAG TTGCCTCTTCTGCACAAGAATCTCTTTTCATCTGGGCTGCGGAAGCGCTCTGGTGTTCTTCTTTATGGTCCTCCTGGTACAGGGAAG ACTTTACTGGCCAAAGCTGTTGCAACAGAGTGCACTCTTAATTTTCTCAGTGTAAAAGGGCCTGAACTGATCAACATGTACATAGGAGAATCAGAGAAAAATGTACGCGACATTTTTCAGAAg GCAAGATCGGCTCGACCATGTGTTATCTTCTTTGATGAACTTGATTCTCTTGCTCCAGCCAGGGGTGCTTCTGGAGATTCTGGGGGTGTCATGGACCGTGTTGTTTCTCAG ATGCTTGCAGAGATCGATGGCTTGAATGACTCAATGCAG GACTTGTTTATTATTGGAGCAAGCAACAGACCAGATCTTATTGATACAGCACTGTTAAGGCCTGGTCGTTTTGACAAGCTCCTTTATGTTGGAGTTAATTCTGATCCATCTTACAGGGAGCG AGTCCTTAAAGCACTAACGAGGAAGTTTAAGTTGCATGAAGGTGTATCCCTATACTCAATAGCAAAGAAATGCCCCCCGAATTTTACTGGTGCAGACATGTATGCTTTGTGTGCTGATGCATGGTTTCATGCTGCAAAGCGCAAG GTTTTAAGTCCAACTCCAGATTCAACTTGTGCAGATGATCAAGCAGCTTCCGTCGTCGTTGAATATGATGATTTTGTGAAG GCCTTGGGAGAGCTCTCTCCATCGCTCTCTCTATCTGAGCTTAAAAAGTATGAGTTGTTGCGAGACCGATTTGAAGGAGGCTCAACTCAACACTAA
- the LOC127797385 gene encoding peroxisome biogenesis protein 6 isoform X1 has protein sequence MVERRKPLVLTSTKALISSVLGSSTTRDQTTAAIDRTGPGSVDEATSILIPAGILRLSNDLEAAIAAQKLASLDDSALVGLPTSVLKKLSITSGSLVFVKNVEMSIQRLAQAFVIDPPSTHEHLPDNKFPISQSPRAMAFFPSCRYPQVHNVPLDQEVAYLSPLLAFNLSLHIACIKSLVRQGKDTLASLFEVKVKDAENDKGSEATFISLRLEPCAELPRYASHLRIAFVKIPECGTLESLKASSYIEAEERQGMIDLALHNYFEKDRYVARGDLLCIHISWNCKSDMCIPCSHKMQNASDDMIYFKVMAMEPSGEPVLRVNRTKTALVLGGSTSSAVPPDMLISSSKGFVPLQGDTVKILASILTPPLCPSALSSKFRVAVLLYGLSGCGKRTVVKYVASRLGLHVVEYNCHNLMSSSEKKTSIALAEAFKAAQRYAPAVLLLRHFDVFRNLVSQMGSPLDQVGVSSEVASVIKEYTEPVSEEEIIYCEKNSDGDSQMKAAESIRRHPLLLVAASDSSEGLPPTIRRCFTHEISMGPLTEEQRAEMLSQTLHHVSGLLPNAAPDDLIKDMVGQTSGFMPRDMCALIADAAANLIPRQNIQFDKVEMGKLGEKISISCKSEQDNKPCDNTSRVLSKEDLTAALGRSKKRNASALGTPKVPNVKWEDVGGLEDVKKSILDTVQLPLLHKNLFSSGLRKRSGVLLYGPPGTGKTLLAKAVATECTLNFLSVKGPELINMYIGESEKNVRDIFQKARSARPCVIFFDELDSLAPARGASGDSGGVMDRVVSQMLAEIDGLNDSMQDLFIIGASNRPDLIDTALLRPGRFDKLLYVGVNSDPSYRERLVLFSLASPVCIIYWFKTFILLHHLPISRVLKALTRKFKLHEGVSLYSIAKKCPPNFTGADMYALCADAWFHAAKRKVLSPTPDSTCADDQAASVVVEYDDFVKALGELSPSLSLSELKKYELLRDRFEGGSTQH, from the exons ATGGTGGAGAGGAGGAAGCCTCTGGTGCTTACTTCAACCAAAGCTCTCATCAGTTCGGTGCTCGGGTCGTCAACAACAAGAGATCAGACCACCGCTGCAATTGATCGTACCGGACCGGGCTCCGTAGATGAGGCGACGAGTATACTGATTCCGGCCGGAATCCTTCGGTTATCGAACGACCTAGAGGCCGCCATTGCGGCGCAGAAGTTGGCTTCCCTAGATGATTCCGCCTTGGTTGGGCTTCCGACGTCTGTGCTCAAGAAGCTATCCATAACGTCTGGCTCGCTG GTGTTTGTGAAGAATGTAGAGATGAGCATCCAGAGACTTGCCCAAGCTTTCGTTATAGATCCTCCCTCCACCCATGAACATTTACCTGACAACAAATTTCCCATCTCCCAATCACCAAGAGCAATGGCTTTCTTTCCCTCATGTAGATACCCCCAAGTTCACAATGTGCCGCTAGACCAAGAAGTTGCGTATCTATCTCCTTTACTGGCCTTTAACCTCAGTTTACATATAGCATGCATCAAGTCTCTTGTTCGGCAAGGTAAAGATACTTTGGCATCTCTTTTTGAAGTTAAAGTGAAGGATGCAGAAAATGATAAGGGGAGTGAGGCCACTTTCATCAGTTTAAGACTTGAACCATGTGCTGAATTGCCAAGGTATGCCTCACACTTGAGGATTGCTTTTGTGAAGATACCAGAGTGTGGTACTCTTGAATCTCTTAAAGCAAGTTCATATATTGAAGCTGAAGAACGTCAAGGGATGATTGATTTGGCATTGCATAATTACTTTGAAAAGGATAGATATGTTGCCAGAGGTGATCTTCTCTGTATCCACATCAGTTGGAATTGCAAGTCTGATATGTGCATTCCTTGCAGCCATAAGATGCAAAATGCCAGTGATGACATGATTTACTTCAAG GTCATGGCTATGGAGCCATCTGGTGAACCAGTTCTTAGAGTCAACAGGACTAAAACAGCACTCGTGCTTGGAGGGAGTACTTCTTCTGCTGTACCTCCTGATATGTTAATTTCTAGTTCAAAAGGTTTTGTTCCTTTACAAGGGGATACAGTCAAGATTTTGGCCTCCATACTTACACCACCTCTATGTCCATCTGCCCTTTCATCAAAATTCAGAGTTGCTGTTCTGTTGTATGGTCTTTCTG GATGCGGCAAAAGGACTGTGGTTAAATATGTTGCTAGCCGGTTGGGTCTTCATGTAGTGGAATACAATTGTCATAATCTTATGTCATCCTCTGAAAAAAAGACGTCTATTGCATTAGCAGAAGCTTTCAAAGCAGCTCAGAG ATATGCACCAGCAGTTCTTCTTCTCCGCCATTTTGATGTCTTCCGGAACTTGGTTTCTCAAATGGGCTCACCTCTTGATCAAGTTGGTGTCAGCTCTGAAGTTGCATCCGTTATTAAGGAATATACAGAGCCAGTTTCTGAAGAGGAAATAAtttattgtgaaaaaaattCTGATGGCGATTCA CAAATGAAGGCTGCTGAATCAATAAGAAGGCATCCTCTGCTGCTAGTTGCAGCTTCTGACAGTTCTGAAGGTCTGCCACCAACTATTAGACGGTGCTTCACTCATGAGATCAGTATGGGGCCTCTGACTGAAGAACAAAGGGCTGAAATGCTGTCCCAGACACTTCATCATGTTTCAGGACTGCTTCCTAAT gCTGCCCCCGATGATCTTATAAAGGACATGGTTGGCCAAACATCTGGTTTCATGCCCAGGGATATGTGTGCCTTAATAGCGGATGCTGCTGCAAATTTGATTCCCAGGCAGAATATTCAATTTGACAAAGTGGAGATGGGGAAATTGGGTGaaaaaatatctatttcttGCAAATCTGAGCAGGATAATAAGCCATGTGATAACACATCGAGGGTTCTGAGTAAAGAAGATTTGACCGCGGCTTTGGGCCGTTCAAAGAAGAGGAATGCATCAGCATTGGGTACTCCAAAG GTTCCCAATGTGAAATGGGAGGATGTTGGTGGGCTTGAGGATGTTAAGAAATCAATTCTGGATACTGTTCAG TTGCCTCTTCTGCACAAGAATCTCTTTTCATCTGGGCTGCGGAAGCGCTCTGGTGTTCTTCTTTATGGTCCTCCTGGTACAGGGAAG ACTTTACTGGCCAAAGCTGTTGCAACAGAGTGCACTCTTAATTTTCTCAGTGTAAAAGGGCCTGAACTGATCAACATGTACATAGGAGAATCAGAGAAAAATGTACGCGACATTTTTCAGAAg GCAAGATCGGCTCGACCATGTGTTATCTTCTTTGATGAACTTGATTCTCTTGCTCCAGCCAGGGGTGCTTCTGGAGATTCTGGGGGTGTCATGGACCGTGTTGTTTCTCAG ATGCTTGCAGAGATCGATGGCTTGAATGACTCAATGCAG GACTTGTTTATTATTGGAGCAAGCAACAGACCAGATCTTATTGATACAGCACTGTTAAGGCCTGGTCGTTTTGACAAGCTCCTTTATGTTGGAGTTAATTCTGATCCATCTTACAGGGAGCGGTTAGTTCTATTCTCACTTGCCTCGCCTGTTTGCATAATTTATTGGTTTAAAACATTTATTCTCCTGCATCACCTTCCTATTTCCAGAGTCCTTAAAGCACTAACGAGGAAGTTTAAGTTGCATGAAGGTGTATCCCTATACTCAATAGCAAAGAAATGCCCCCCGAATTTTACTGGTGCAGACATGTATGCTTTGTGTGCTGATGCATGGTTTCATGCTGCAAAGCGCAAG GTTTTAAGTCCAACTCCAGATTCAACTTGTGCAGATGATCAAGCAGCTTCCGTCGTCGTTGAATATGATGATTTTGTGAAG GCCTTGGGAGAGCTCTCTCCATCGCTCTCTCTATCTGAGCTTAAAAAGTATGAGTTGTTGCGAGACCGATTTGAAGGAGGCTCAACTCAACACTAA
- the LOC127797385 gene encoding peroxisome biogenesis protein 6 isoform X3, whose translation MVERRKPLVLTSTKALISSVLGSSTTRDQTTAAIDRTGPGSVDEATSILIPAGILRLSNDLEAAIAAQKLASLDDSALVGLPTSVLKKLSITSGSLVFVKNVEMSIQRLAQAFVIDPPSTHEHLPDNKFPISQSPRAMAFFPSCRYPQVHNVPLDQEVAYLSPLLAFNLSLHIACIKSLVRQGKDTLASLFEVKVKDAENDKGSEATFISLRLEPCAELPRYASHLRIAFVKIPECGTLESLKASSYIEAEERQGMIDLALHNYFEKDRYVARGDLLCIHISWNCKSDMCIPCSHKMQNASDDMIYFKVMAMEPSGEPVLRVNRTKTALVLGGSTSSAVPPDMLISSSKGFVPLQGDTVKILASILTPPLCPSALSSKFRVAVLLYGLSGCGKRTVVKYVASRLGLHVVEYNCHNLMSSSEKKTSIALAEAFKAAQRYAPAVLLLRHFDVFRNLVSQMGSPLDQVGVSSEVASVIKEYTEPVSEEEIIYCEKNSDGDSQMKAAESIRRHPLLLVAASDSSEGLPPTIRRCFTHEISMGPLTEEQRAEMLSQTLHHVSGLLPNAAPDDLIKDMVGQTSGFMPRDMCALIADAAANLIPRQNIQFDKVEMGKLGEKISISCKSEQDNKPCDNTSRVLSKEDLTAALGRSKKRNASALGTPKVPNVKWEDVGGLEDVKKSILDTVQLPLLHKNLFSSGLRKRSGVLLYGPPGTGKTLLAKAVATECTLNFLSVKGPELINMYIGESEKNVRDIFQKARSARPCVIFFDELDSLAPARGASGDSGGVMDRVVSQMLAEIDGLNDSMQDLFIIGASNRPDLIDTALLRPGRFDKLLYVGVNSDPSYRERCIPILNSKEMPPEFYWCRHVCFVC comes from the exons ATGGTGGAGAGGAGGAAGCCTCTGGTGCTTACTTCAACCAAAGCTCTCATCAGTTCGGTGCTCGGGTCGTCAACAACAAGAGATCAGACCACCGCTGCAATTGATCGTACCGGACCGGGCTCCGTAGATGAGGCGACGAGTATACTGATTCCGGCCGGAATCCTTCGGTTATCGAACGACCTAGAGGCCGCCATTGCGGCGCAGAAGTTGGCTTCCCTAGATGATTCCGCCTTGGTTGGGCTTCCGACGTCTGTGCTCAAGAAGCTATCCATAACGTCTGGCTCGCTG GTGTTTGTGAAGAATGTAGAGATGAGCATCCAGAGACTTGCCCAAGCTTTCGTTATAGATCCTCCCTCCACCCATGAACATTTACCTGACAACAAATTTCCCATCTCCCAATCACCAAGAGCAATGGCTTTCTTTCCCTCATGTAGATACCCCCAAGTTCACAATGTGCCGCTAGACCAAGAAGTTGCGTATCTATCTCCTTTACTGGCCTTTAACCTCAGTTTACATATAGCATGCATCAAGTCTCTTGTTCGGCAAGGTAAAGATACTTTGGCATCTCTTTTTGAAGTTAAAGTGAAGGATGCAGAAAATGATAAGGGGAGTGAGGCCACTTTCATCAGTTTAAGACTTGAACCATGTGCTGAATTGCCAAGGTATGCCTCACACTTGAGGATTGCTTTTGTGAAGATACCAGAGTGTGGTACTCTTGAATCTCTTAAAGCAAGTTCATATATTGAAGCTGAAGAACGTCAAGGGATGATTGATTTGGCATTGCATAATTACTTTGAAAAGGATAGATATGTTGCCAGAGGTGATCTTCTCTGTATCCACATCAGTTGGAATTGCAAGTCTGATATGTGCATTCCTTGCAGCCATAAGATGCAAAATGCCAGTGATGACATGATTTACTTCAAG GTCATGGCTATGGAGCCATCTGGTGAACCAGTTCTTAGAGTCAACAGGACTAAAACAGCACTCGTGCTTGGAGGGAGTACTTCTTCTGCTGTACCTCCTGATATGTTAATTTCTAGTTCAAAAGGTTTTGTTCCTTTACAAGGGGATACAGTCAAGATTTTGGCCTCCATACTTACACCACCTCTATGTCCATCTGCCCTTTCATCAAAATTCAGAGTTGCTGTTCTGTTGTATGGTCTTTCTG GATGCGGCAAAAGGACTGTGGTTAAATATGTTGCTAGCCGGTTGGGTCTTCATGTAGTGGAATACAATTGTCATAATCTTATGTCATCCTCTGAAAAAAAGACGTCTATTGCATTAGCAGAAGCTTTCAAAGCAGCTCAGAG ATATGCACCAGCAGTTCTTCTTCTCCGCCATTTTGATGTCTTCCGGAACTTGGTTTCTCAAATGGGCTCACCTCTTGATCAAGTTGGTGTCAGCTCTGAAGTTGCATCCGTTATTAAGGAATATACAGAGCCAGTTTCTGAAGAGGAAATAAtttattgtgaaaaaaattCTGATGGCGATTCA CAAATGAAGGCTGCTGAATCAATAAGAAGGCATCCTCTGCTGCTAGTTGCAGCTTCTGACAGTTCTGAAGGTCTGCCACCAACTATTAGACGGTGCTTCACTCATGAGATCAGTATGGGGCCTCTGACTGAAGAACAAAGGGCTGAAATGCTGTCCCAGACACTTCATCATGTTTCAGGACTGCTTCCTAAT gCTGCCCCCGATGATCTTATAAAGGACATGGTTGGCCAAACATCTGGTTTCATGCCCAGGGATATGTGTGCCTTAATAGCGGATGCTGCTGCAAATTTGATTCCCAGGCAGAATATTCAATTTGACAAAGTGGAGATGGGGAAATTGGGTGaaaaaatatctatttcttGCAAATCTGAGCAGGATAATAAGCCATGTGATAACACATCGAGGGTTCTGAGTAAAGAAGATTTGACCGCGGCTTTGGGCCGTTCAAAGAAGAGGAATGCATCAGCATTGGGTACTCCAAAG GTTCCCAATGTGAAATGGGAGGATGTTGGTGGGCTTGAGGATGTTAAGAAATCAATTCTGGATACTGTTCAG TTGCCTCTTCTGCACAAGAATCTCTTTTCATCTGGGCTGCGGAAGCGCTCTGGTGTTCTTCTTTATGGTCCTCCTGGTACAGGGAAG ACTTTACTGGCCAAAGCTGTTGCAACAGAGTGCACTCTTAATTTTCTCAGTGTAAAAGGGCCTGAACTGATCAACATGTACATAGGAGAATCAGAGAAAAATGTACGCGACATTTTTCAGAAg GCAAGATCGGCTCGACCATGTGTTATCTTCTTTGATGAACTTGATTCTCTTGCTCCAGCCAGGGGTGCTTCTGGAGATTCTGGGGGTGTCATGGACCGTGTTGTTTCTCAG ATGCTTGCAGAGATCGATGGCTTGAATGACTCAATGCAG GACTTGTTTATTATTGGAGCAAGCAACAGACCAGATCTTATTGATACAGCACTGTTAAGGCCTGGTCGTTTTGACAAGCTCCTTTATGTTGGAGTTAATTCTGATCCATCTTACAGGGAGCG GTGTATCCCTATACTCAATAGCAAAGAAATGCCCCCCGAATTTTACTGGTGCAGACATGTATGCTTTGTGTGCTGA